The DNA sequence GCTTAGATCATAAGTTTTTTTGGGACAACGTTGCAATTTGCCCGGCAGGTTTCTGCCGGGTTTTTGGTTGAAGGCCCGCTCCATTTCCTGCAATGGTTTACCAAGACCATATTCCCTGCAAGGTTAGATTCGTTTTGCGGCGTCCGGTGATTGCATCTCCTCCGCTTCCGAGGGTGCAGGTGGATTGCCTTTCGCCATCTGGACATCTGGAACCATAGGTTGTCTGGGCGATTCTTCCTTCTAATTGGAGGGATGGAATCGGTTTCCATCGAGCGACTACATACATGCTGGTGCCACCGCCTGATTGCGAAGGCAAGGAGAAGACCCCGCTGACCTGTCGTTCGTAGCTGTAGATTCGCACAGAAGGATCAGATACGTCGAATTGACTGATTCTACCTCCGAATCTCAGTGAACGATTGACTGGGATCAATCCATCGAGATAGATCATCCAGCCCGATTCTACTACCTGCGATGGAGCGATAAATCGGCGAGCTTCTGCCCGAAACTGAATGGCTGCCCCATTTTTCCACGACTGCTTGGCCTGAATCCTCCATAGATCCAATTGCTCCCAACCGTAGTGCGCTAGGGGACTTTCTGCGGTTTTTTGGGCAGTCTCGGTCATTTCCCTCCGAAACCTCACGGTCAATGAAGCATGCCTACTGGGGGAAAAGGTCCCTTCGATGAAACCCTCCCAGCCTTTTTCCGGAAGGGGACTGCTGTAGGTCCGCCAGAGCGATTGGTACATATCCAGATATCCCACCACGCGGATTTGACGTGTAGCCTGCCACGTCAAGCCCAGATAATGTCCCTGCTCGTTGGAAGCGCGCGGGGATTCCCCAAAGACATAGGCGTAGGGATTGTGGAAATTGGCTCCATAGCGCCTGAAAAAAAGGCCCAAATCTAGGGTAGGAGCGAGGCTGGTCATGGCACCCGCCAATCCCGCCCAACCACCGGTAGGAATGAAGGCCCATTCCCCAAAAGCATGAATCCCCCGGCCATTCCAAACGGCATCCAACCCCCAAACCGATTGATGATTCCCGGATCGCCCCATGATTGGATCCTCCATGATCAGCGGAAGATTCAGCCATTGAGCCTGCTGGGAAATACCGATATGGCCGTAGGAGAACCGGTATTGAATTCGGTCCATGAGCATCCATTCCCTGACTGATTGACGCTTGGCTCGCTCGGATTCCGTTCGGTGCAGGGTCGAGGTCGAAAGGGTCTGGATGAAGGATTGGCCTTGTTCGTTCGCATGAAGGGTTGCATCGCGCTTTCGCAGCGACAGGGCATGTGTCCATTCCCAATTACCAGCTTGCCAATGTGTGGCATATCCCCGAAAGGTCCTGCTACTCTGGATGGATCTACTCGGTTGAATCCCGCCATCAGGAGGCCGCATACTGCGAATGACCTGACTGCCTTTCCCAAATCCCAACCCCCGGCTGACCACCAACCCTTGGCCCATTTGCAATTGATAATCACCGATCACAGCCCGTTTGAGATGTCCCGCTTTCGAAATGGCCACGTGCGCTCCTTGGAAGTCCCAGCCCCATTGACTCGGACCCAAGTGAAAGGATTCCCCAGCGTCCTGCTGACCGATCCACGCAAATCGAATGTGATCATGGGATTGACCCTGAAATTGAACGCGGTGCTTCCAAGGCGAGCCTGCGTATCGACTGCTGGATTCGGGGGAATAGCCTTTTTGGGATTCAAGCGTTCGGGACCATCGAGTCAGCCATTTTCCAGTCAACGCCCGCTTCAGTTGCTCGGCAGTCGGAAATTGAAGCGGCCCAGCCTGATGGGAGACATCCCGATCTGAGGAAGGGACCACTTGTACATAGGGAAGAATCGCCACGATGTGCACGCGCTGCCAGTCTCGGACGGCCTGCAATTCATAGATACTCGCCAAAGGGCCGAGCCTTTGCTGGTGCTGGAGCAATCGGTGGATACGGATGGGATCGAGACCCGGGAGCTGTTCAAGGGCGGCGGCGTCCGCTCGATTCAGGTCGAGCGGTTTGGAAAGCCATTGTGAGCGTTGCTGAGCGATATCCTCCATCAAGGACTCGTCAGGTTGCTCCGATTCCGGCAGCGATTCCCACTCGGGATCGGCCAGGATGTGAAAAGGATCTTGGGCGATGGTGCCAATCGGACATAGCCATATTGCCCACAGCATGAGGATACGCATAGGTAGTATTCATGTGGGTTGGGAAATATGCTAGAATTGGCAGGTTTGGCAGGCGTCCTAGGAGTAGTCTTCCCGTTTAGGTTGGAACACATCCAAGATCCGGCATTCGGTCAATGCACGCCCGGAGTGCGGTGCATTCGAAGGAACGAGCAGTACATCGCCTTGCTCCAGAAGGTGTCGCTCCCCGTTCAGGGTGAGCTCAAACATGCCTGAGAGCACATTCACCACCTGTTCATGCGGGTGGTCGTGCTCAGGCAACGTTGCGCCTCCTTCGATGTCCCAATAGACGAAGGTCATCTGCTCGGAATGGATGGTCTTGCCATGAAAGCCCGGCAAGATCTCGCGGGATTCCATCTGTGATAAGGTCAGTTTTGCCATAAAATGTGTCAAGCGAAATGAGCGAGGGAAGGCGATCGCTCATGGATCAGTGAAGTCCTCGGGTAAATTAGATGCCTGTTTCGTGCTGGCAGGCAAGGGGGTAACGCTTTTGGGGTTACCGGTTGCCCGAAGATACGGGATGGCGAAGAATTTTCCCACCCAATTTCCCACGTTCATGTGAGACGTTTAATTCCGGACAAGCTGTACATTACCTGTATATTGATTCTGAATATCAACTGGAAATGATGCGCAAACTTCTCTGGATACTCGTGTTACTGCCCTTGGCATGCTCCCTGCATGCACAGCCTTTCACCGTGGTCAATCACGGTCCGCAAGCCACAGACACCACCAACACCAATGGCGTGAGCTGGGTGGATGTCGATGGAGACGGCGATTTGGACCTGTTCCTCACCAACGCCCAGAATCCATTTGGCTACAACATCCTCTACCGCAATGACGGCGGAGAACGATTTGAACGCTGGAATGTGGGCGAAATCACGGGATTGCAGGCACCGACGTTTGGACATGCATGGGGAGATTTCAACAATGATGGCCTGCCGGATCTCTACGTGGTGAATGGATTTACCCAGATGGGTTCGCAATTGTACCAGAATCTCGGGCATGGTCAATTCAAGCGAATCGAGCAATACGGCCTGCTGGAGCCGCGCATCAAAGGCTTCCACGCCGCATGGGGAGATTATGACCTCGATGGCTGGCTCGATCTCTTCATCACCCATCCCGCCAAGTTTGTCGGAATTCCCATCACCTCCAATTTCCTCTTTCACAATCAGGGAGACGGGACCTTCAGCCCTGTGGAGAACACCCTGCTTACCCGGATTGTGGCGCCATTTACCAATGCCACTTGGTGCGATTATGACCGCGATGGAGACCCAGATCTCTTTGTGGGAAGCGGGCCCGCCGATGGCTCCGTCGCGCCGGACTTCCTCTTCAAAAACGAATTCAAGGAAAAAGGCAATATCACCTTCTCGCGGATCTCCGAGCCGATTTGGGCGCGAGACTCGATGGATGGACAGGTCTGGAATTGGATCGACTACGACAATGACGGGGATCTCGATCTCTACGTCTCCAACTATGGCGGCAGCCAAGGAGGCCGCGAAAACCACCTGTACCGGGCAGAGGCAGACACCTTTGTGCGCGTGAGGGAAGGAGCCATCGTCGAGGATCGAAATGTTTCCCTCGCCAATATCTGGGCCGATTTTGACAATGACGGCTATCTCGACTGCTTCGTCACCAATGGCAACAACCAGCAGAACCGCCTCTACCAGAACCGAGGAGACGGTACCTTCACGACGCTCCAGACCGGACATCTGGTGGAGGACAATCGCAATACTTGGGGCGCATCCGCGGGCGATTTCGACAATGACGGCGACATCGACCTGTTCGTGGCCAACAAGAAAGGCTACATTTCCGGCCCCGGCGACGTGAATTTTCTCTATCGCAACGATCAGCGCTCCGGCAATCATTGGATCTCCATTCAGTTGGAAGGCACCCAATCCAACAAGCAGGGAGTCGGCGCCAAGATCTATCTCACCGCCTTCATCCATCAGCAGTCCATGACCCAATACCGCGAGGTCGGCAGCAACAGCACCTTCTTGGGCAACAATGATATTCGGGCCCATTTCGGCCTTGGAGACGCACCCCTCGTCGACAAAATCGAGGTCCACTGGCCATCCGGGCAGATCGACACCTTCAAGGACATCCCCCTAGATCAGTTTTTCATCATCCGGGAGGGGAGTGGTAATTGATCCTATTTTGGGCGTATCCCGGCGAGCTTGGCAAATTAGATGATGCTTGGCAAAGTAGTCGCCGGGCCGGTCCCTTCCGTGCTCACTGGCGTTCGGTCTTGGATCTGAGGGCGATATATCGCCGCCCCCAGATCCAAGACTCCGCCTGACGGCGGCCACTTCAGGCACCTTACGCCGCACCCGCCAGTCGCACCCTTTATTCAAGTTCTGAGAATGTCTG is a window from the Pontibacter sp. G13 genome containing:
- a CDS encoding helix-hairpin-helix domain-containing protein; this encodes MRILMLWAIWLCPIGTIAQDPFHILADPEWESLPESEQPDESLMEDIAQQRSQWLSKPLDLNRADAAALEQLPGLDPIRIHRLLQHQQRLGPLASIYELQAVRDWQRVHIVAILPYVQVVPSSDRDVSHQAGPLQFPTAEQLKRALTGKWLTRWSRTLESQKGYSPESSSRYAGSPWKHRVQFQGQSHDHIRFAWIGQQDAGESFHLGPSQWGWDFQGAHVAISKAGHLKRAVIGDYQLQMGQGLVVSRGLGFGKGSQVIRSMRPPDGGIQPSRSIQSSRTFRGYATHWQAGNWEWTHALSLRKRDATLHANEQGQSFIQTLSTSTLHRTESERAKRQSVREWMLMDRIQYRFSYGHIGISQQAQWLNLPLIMEDPIMGRSGNHQSVWGLDAVWNGRGIHAFGEWAFIPTGGWAGLAGAMTSLAPTLDLGLFFRRYGANFHNPYAYVFGESPRASNEQGHYLGLTWQATRQIRVVGYLDMYQSLWRTYSSPLPEKGWEGFIEGTFSPSRHASLTVRFRREMTETAQKTAESPLAHYGWEQLDLWRIQAKQSWKNGAAIQFRAEARRFIAPSQVVESGWMIYLDGLIPVNRSLRFGGRISQFDVSDPSVRIYSYERQVSGVFSLPSQSGGGTSMYVVARWKPIPSLQLEGRIAQTTYGSRCPDGERQSTCTLGSGGDAITGRRKTNLTLQGIWSW
- a CDS encoding CRTAC1 family protein, with product MMRKLLWILVLLPLACSLHAQPFTVVNHGPQATDTTNTNGVSWVDVDGDGDLDLFLTNAQNPFGYNILYRNDGGERFERWNVGEITGLQAPTFGHAWGDFNNDGLPDLYVVNGFTQMGSQLYQNLGHGQFKRIEQYGLLEPRIKGFHAAWGDYDLDGWLDLFITHPAKFVGIPITSNFLFHNQGDGTFSPVENTLLTRIVAPFTNATWCDYDRDGDPDLFVGSGPADGSVAPDFLFKNEFKEKGNITFSRISEPIWARDSMDGQVWNWIDYDNDGDLDLYVSNYGGSQGGRENHLYRAEADTFVRVREGAIVEDRNVSLANIWADFDNDGYLDCFVTNGNNQQNRLYQNRGDGTFTTLQTGHLVEDNRNTWGASAGDFDNDGDIDLFVANKKGYISGPGDVNFLYRNDQRSGNHWISIQLEGTQSNKQGVGAKIYLTAFIHQQSMTQYREVGSNSTFLGNNDIRAHFGLGDAPLVDKIEVHWPSGQIDTFKDIPLDQFFIIREGSGN
- a CDS encoding cupin domain-containing protein, translated to MAKLTLSQMESREILPGFHGKTIHSEQMTFVYWDIEGGATLPEHDHPHEQVVNVLSGMFELTLNGERHLLEQGDVLLVPSNAPHSGRALTECRILDVFQPKREDYS